A stretch of the Chitiniphilus purpureus genome encodes the following:
- a CDS encoding O-succinylhomoserine sulfhydrylase, whose amino-acid sequence MNDFPDELHPDTLAIRAGTLRTEFGEHSDAMYLTSSFCVGSAEEAALKFTNQMPGYIYSRFSNPTVTAFEQRLAALEGAERAIATASGMSAILALGMAHLKAGDHVVASSGLFGATIQLFNAYFVKFGVQISYASPTDPAAWAAAIRPNTRLFFLETPSNPLTEVADIAALAEIAHAHGALLAVDNCFCTPILQQPLKLGADLVVHSATKYLDGQGRVLGGAVAGSTALVEPVYLFLRTAGPSLSPFNAWVLLKGMETLPLRMRAHCDNALKLAQWLQAQPQVARVYYPGLPSHPQYALAQRQQRGGGGIVSFEVHGGREAAWRVVDAVQLMSRTANLGDVRTTITHPASTTHGRITPEARAAAGITEGLIRLSVGLEHDEDLIADLRRGLA is encoded by the coding sequence ATGAACGATTTTCCCGACGAGCTGCATCCCGATACGCTGGCGATCCGTGCCGGCACATTGCGCACCGAGTTCGGCGAGCATTCGGATGCGATGTATCTGACCTCCAGCTTCTGCGTCGGCAGCGCCGAGGAGGCCGCGCTCAAGTTCACCAACCAGATGCCGGGCTACATCTATTCGCGCTTCAGCAATCCCACGGTGACGGCATTCGAGCAGCGGCTGGCAGCGCTGGAAGGCGCGGAGCGGGCGATTGCCACCGCCAGCGGCATGAGCGCCATCCTGGCGCTGGGCATGGCCCATCTGAAGGCTGGCGACCATGTGGTGGCGTCCAGCGGCCTGTTCGGCGCCACCATCCAGTTGTTCAACGCCTATTTCGTCAAGTTCGGCGTCCAGATCAGCTATGCCAGCCCGACCGATCCGGCGGCCTGGGCGGCGGCAATCAGGCCCAACACCCGGCTGTTCTTCCTGGAAACCCCGTCCAACCCGCTGACCGAAGTGGCCGACATCGCCGCCCTGGCCGAGATCGCCCACGCGCATGGCGCGCTGCTGGCGGTCGACAACTGCTTCTGCACACCCATCCTGCAGCAGCCGCTCAAGCTCGGCGCCGATCTGGTGGTGCACTCGGCGACCAAGTATCTGGACGGGCAGGGCAGGGTGCTGGGCGGCGCCGTCGCCGGCAGCACGGCATTGGTCGAGCCGGTGTATCTGTTCCTACGCACCGCCGGGCCCAGCCTGTCGCCGTTCAACGCCTGGGTGCTGCTCAAGGGCATGGAGACGTTGCCGCTGCGCATGCGTGCGCATTGCGACAATGCGCTCAAGCTCGCCCAGTGGCTGCAGGCGCAGCCGCAGGTGGCGCGGGTGTATTACCCGGGCCTGCCGTCGCACCCGCAGTATGCGCTGGCCCAGCGCCAGCAGCGCGGTGGCGGCGGCATCGTCTCGTTCGAGGTCCATGGCGGGCGCGAAGCGGCCTGGCGGGTGGTCGATGCGGTCCAACTGATGAGCCGCACCGCCAACCTGGGCGACGTACGCACCACCATCACCCATCCGGCCAGCACCACGCACGGACGCATCACCCCCGAGGCGCGTGCCGCCGCCGGCATCACCGAGGGTCTGATCCGCCTTTCTGTCGGGCTGGAGCATGACGAGGATCTGATCGCCGATCTGCGGCGCGGCCTGGCTTAG
- the folC gene encoding bifunctional tetrahydrofolate synthase/dihydrofolate synthase, translating into MFRADTLEAWLAHLEQLHPAAIELGLARVAQVRDALGLAPGFPILTVGGTNGKGSVCAMLSAMLRAAGFKVGTYTSPHLLRYNERVRIDLEPADDARIVAALAAVEAARADTSLTYFEFGTLAAMHQFIAAGVDVAVLEVGLGGRLDAVNVFEPDVAAVVSIDLDHQSFLGNTREAIAFEKAGIYRPGKPALCADPDPPQTLLDVAAQQGADLQLIGRDFSWRKEAEGNQWSCRTRSGTRHALPLPALRGPYQLDNAALAIAMLDTLRERLPVSLGQIKRGLLEVEWPARCQVLPGRPQTVLDVAHNPHAARALRQALDGMGFAANTHAVFGAMADKDVAGVVAQLADRVDHWHLAAPQTARAAPAEALQGHIGALAPRAGITCHGSIAAAYRAACEAAGEADRILVFGSFYTVAEVMAARTGEHGTR; encoded by the coding sequence ATGTTCCGCGCCGATACGCTTGAGGCCTGGCTGGCCCACCTCGAACAGCTGCATCCCGCCGCCATCGAACTGGGTCTGGCGCGTGTGGCGCAGGTCCGCGATGCGCTCGGCCTGGCACCGGGCTTCCCGATCCTGACCGTGGGTGGCACCAACGGCAAAGGGTCGGTGTGCGCCATGCTGAGTGCCATGCTGCGTGCCGCGGGGTTCAAGGTCGGCACCTATACCTCGCCGCATCTGCTGCGCTACAACGAGCGCGTGCGCATCGATCTCGAACCCGCCGACGATGCCCGGATCGTCGCCGCGCTGGCTGCGGTCGAGGCGGCGCGCGCCGATACATCGCTCACCTATTTCGAATTCGGCACCCTGGCCGCGATGCACCAGTTCATTGCAGCGGGCGTGGACGTGGCGGTGCTGGAAGTGGGCCTCGGCGGACGGCTCGATGCGGTCAACGTCTTCGAGCCGGATGTGGCCGCCGTGGTCAGCATCGATCTGGACCATCAATCGTTCCTTGGAAACACCCGTGAAGCGATCGCGTTTGAAAAAGCTGGGATCTACCGGCCAGGCAAGCCTGCGCTCTGCGCAGATCCAGACCCGCCGCAGACGCTATTGGATGTGGCTGCGCAGCAGGGCGCCGATCTGCAGCTGATCGGCCGCGACTTTTCCTGGCGCAAGGAAGCCGAAGGCAACCAGTGGTCATGCCGGACGCGTTCCGGCACCCGCCACGCGCTGCCGCTGCCGGCGTTGCGCGGCCCCTACCAGCTGGACAACGCGGCGCTGGCGATCGCCATGCTCGATACATTGCGCGAGCGTCTGCCGGTCAGCCTGGGCCAGATCAAGCGCGGCCTGCTGGAGGTCGAATGGCCGGCGCGCTGCCAGGTGCTGCCGGGCAGACCGCAGACCGTGCTGGATGTGGCCCACAATCCGCACGCGGCGCGCGCGCTGCGTCAGGCGCTCGATGGCATGGGCTTTGCCGCCAACACGCATGCGGTGTTCGGCGCAATGGCGGACAAGGATGTCGCCGGCGTCGTCGCCCAACTGGCGGACCGCGTCGATCATTGGCATCTCGCGGCGCCGCAGACCGCGCGTGCCGCCCCGGCCGAGGCGTTGCAGGGCCACATCGGTGCCCTGGCGCCGCGCGCCGGCATCACCTGCCACGGGTCGATCGCCGCGGCTTACCGTGCCGCCTGTGAGGCGGCTGGCGAAGCTGATAGAATTCTGGTCTTTGGGTCCTTCTATACCGTGGCCGAAGTGATGGCCGCGCGTACCGGTGAGCATGGCACGAGATAA
- a CDS encoding SPOR domain-containing protein — protein MARDNVSEELLQLRKRARRRLVGAIALVLFALTVLWTVMDAEPPQNLAQDAQPVVIEASAPSVAASATPPVPTAQSASAALAALPGRLVTQQTGNVADAVTPPTPEPRPSPLPSPIIPKPKPTPPPKPTVAPKPKADPKRILEGLDEPAAAGAPVFVQIGAYGDAAKAAQIADKLKAAGLPARAEPVTVKGVGLTRVRIGPLPRPQGEAAQRKAAALGYTPQLVSK, from the coding sequence ATGGCACGAGATAACGTCAGCGAAGAGTTGCTGCAGCTGCGTAAACGGGCGCGGCGGCGTCTGGTGGGGGCGATTGCGCTGGTCCTGTTCGCGCTGACCGTCCTGTGGACGGTGATGGACGCCGAGCCGCCACAGAATCTGGCGCAGGATGCGCAGCCGGTGGTGATCGAGGCGAGCGCCCCGAGTGTGGCGGCCAGCGCGACGCCACCTGTGCCGACCGCGCAAAGCGCCAGTGCGGCGCTTGCCGCCCTGCCCGGCAGGCTCGTGACCCAGCAGACCGGAAACGTTGCCGACGCCGTGACGCCGCCGACACCCGAGCCCCGGCCGAGCCCGCTGCCTTCGCCCATCATCCCCAAGCCCAAACCGACACCCCCACCCAAACCGACCGTGGCGCCCAAGCCCAAGGCCGACCCCAAGCGCATCCTCGAAGGGCTGGATGAGCCGGCTGCCGCCGGCGCCCCCGTATTCGTGCAGATCGGCGCCTATGGTGATGCCGCCAAGGCGGCGCAGATCGCCGACAAGCTCAAGGCTGCGGGACTGCCGGCGCGTGCCGAACCGGTGACGGTCAAAGGCGTGGGGCTGACCCGCGTGCGGATCGGTCCGTTGCCGCGCCCGCAAGGCGAAGCGGCGCAGCGCAAGGCCGCTGCGCTCGGCTATACGCCGCAACTGGTGAGCAAGTAA
- a CDS encoding carbon starvation CstA family protein, with protein sequence MGNLKSGLIWLVVALIGAWAFAMLALSRGEAVNAVWLVLAAVACYSIAYRFYSRFIADKVFELDDRRMTPAERRNDGLDYVPTHRWVLFGHHFAAIAGAGPLVGPVLAAQMGYLPGTLWILVGVMLAGAVQDFLVLFISTRRDGRSLGEMAKQELGPVAGVIVMLGALGVMIIILSALALVVVKALAESPWGTFTIAATIPIALFMGVYMRYIRPGRIGEISVIGFVLMMLAIVYGENIAQSPTWGPFFTLTGPQLTIVLVIYGFVASVLPVWLLLAPRDYLSTFLKIGVILGLAVGIVFAAPELKMPAVSRFIDGSGPVFAGSVFPFLFITIACGAISGFHALVSSGTTPKLVERESHTRMIGYGGMLMESFVAIMALICASVLDPGVYFALNSPAALIGTTVESAASTINGWGFAITPDALTQMAREVGEHSILSRAGGAPTFAVGMAHIISEIFNSRAMMAFWYHFAILFEALFILTAVDAGTRACRFMVQDLVGVAVPGLGRSRSWLGNLFGTTVAVAGWGYFVYQGVTDPLGGINTLWPLFGIGNQMLASMALLLGTVVLFKMKKERYGWVTLLPTAWLFVTSMTAGWQKIFHDNPRIGFLAIADKFNAAAAQGTLLAPAKHIEDMQRIAFNNQVNAVLCGFFMLVAVVMLLAACVAIRRALAEAGPTAQEAPIQLREATGHA encoded by the coding sequence ATGGGCAATCTGAAATCGGGACTGATCTGGCTGGTCGTGGCGCTGATCGGCGCATGGGCGTTCGCCATGCTGGCGCTCAGCCGTGGCGAGGCGGTCAACGCAGTGTGGCTGGTGCTCGCCGCGGTGGCCTGCTACAGCATCGCCTACCGCTTCTACAGCCGCTTTATCGCGGACAAGGTGTTCGAGCTGGACGACAGGCGGATGACGCCGGCTGAGCGCCGCAACGACGGGCTCGATTATGTGCCGACCCACCGTTGGGTGCTGTTCGGCCACCATTTCGCCGCAATCGCCGGCGCCGGACCACTGGTCGGGCCGGTACTGGCGGCGCAGATGGGCTATCTGCCCGGCACATTGTGGATCCTGGTCGGCGTGATGCTGGCCGGTGCGGTGCAGGATTTCCTGGTGCTGTTCATCTCCACGCGCCGCGACGGCCGCTCGCTGGGCGAGATGGCCAAGCAGGAGCTCGGGCCCGTCGCCGGCGTGATCGTGATGCTGGGCGCGCTGGGGGTGATGATCATCATCCTGTCGGCACTGGCGCTGGTGGTGGTCAAGGCGCTGGCCGAGAGCCCATGGGGCACCTTCACCATCGCGGCCACCATCCCGATCGCGCTCTTCATGGGCGTGTACATGCGCTATATCCGGCCGGGCCGCATCGGCGAGATCTCGGTGATCGGCTTCGTGCTGATGATGCTGGCCATCGTCTACGGCGAGAACATTGCGCAGAGCCCGACCTGGGGGCCGTTCTTCACGCTCACCGGCCCGCAGCTGACCATCGTGCTGGTGATCTACGGTTTCGTCGCCTCGGTGCTGCCGGTGTGGCTGCTGCTGGCGCCACGCGACTATCTGTCCACCTTCCTCAAGATCGGCGTCATCCTCGGCCTCGCGGTCGGCATCGTGTTCGCCGCGCCGGAACTGAAGATGCCGGCAGTGTCGCGCTTCATCGACGGCTCCGGCCCGGTGTTCGCGGGCAGCGTATTCCCATTCCTGTTCATCACCATCGCCTGCGGTGCGATCTCGGGCTTTCATGCGCTGGTGTCGTCCGGCACCACACCCAAGCTGGTCGAACGCGAAAGCCATACCCGCATGATCGGTTACGGCGGCATGCTGATGGAGTCGTTCGTCGCCATCATGGCGCTGATCTGCGCCAGCGTGCTCGATCCGGGGGTGTACTTCGCGCTCAATTCGCCAGCCGCGCTGATCGGCACCACCGTCGAATCGGCAGCCAGCACGATCAATGGCTGGGGGTTCGCCATCACCCCCGATGCGCTGACGCAGATGGCGCGCGAGGTGGGCGAGCATTCCATCCTGTCCCGCGCGGGCGGCGCGCCCACCTTTGCCGTCGGCATGGCGCACATCATCTCTGAGATCTTCAACAGCCGCGCCATGATGGCGTTCTGGTACCACTTCGCCATCCTGTTCGAGGCACTGTTCATCCTGACCGCGGTCGATGCCGGCACCCGTGCCTGCCGCTTTATGGTGCAGGACCTGGTCGGCGTCGCGGTCCCTGGGCTTGGGCGCAGCCGCAGCTGGCTGGGCAACCTGTTCGGCACCACGGTGGCGGTGGCCGGCTGGGGCTACTTCGTCTACCAGGGTGTCACCGATCCGCTCGGTGGCATCAATACGCTGTGGCCACTGTTTGGCATCGGCAACCAGATGCTCGCGTCGATGGCGTTGCTGCTGGGGACCGTGGTGCTGTTCAAGATGAAGAAGGAGCGCTATGGCTGGGTGACGCTGCTGCCCACGGCCTGGTTGTTCGTCACCTCGATGACGGCGGGCTGGCAGAAGATCTTCCACGACAACCCGCGGATCGGCTTCCTGGCCATCGCCGACAAGTTCAACGCTGCTGCGGCACAAGGCACATTGCTCGCGCCGGCCAAGCACATCGAGGATATGCAACGCATCGCGTTCAACAACCAGGTGAATGCGGTGCTGTGCGGCTTTTTCATGCTGGTGGCGGTGGTGATGCTGCTGGCAGCCTGCGTCGCCATCCGCCGCGCGCTGGCCGAGGCAGGGCCCACGGCACAGGAGGCGCCCATCCAATTGCGCGAGGCGACCGGCCATGCCTGA
- the accD gene encoding acetyl-CoA carboxylase, carboxyltransferase subunit beta, translating into MSWLQKLLPPKIKSREPGAKSAVPEGLWHKCSACGAVLYRTDLENNLDVCPKCSFHNRINARRRLDLLLDAEGRFEIGAEVRPVDILKFKAVKRYSEQLDGFKTSTGEDDALVVMQGAIHSVPAVVAVFEYGFVNGSMGSVVGERFVRGVQSAIEQGCPFICVSASGGARMQEGLTSLMQMAKTSAILTRLAEKRLPFISLLTDPTMGGVSASFAFLGDVVLAEPGALIGFAGPRVIEQTVRETLPEGFQRSEFLLEKGALDMVVDRRELRLKIAQLLTLLSKQPAIAA; encoded by the coding sequence ATGAGCTGGTTGCAAAAACTCCTGCCGCCCAAGATCAAGAGCCGCGAGCCGGGCGCCAAGTCGGCGGTGCCCGAGGGGCTGTGGCACAAGTGTTCGGCGTGTGGCGCAGTGCTGTATCGCACCGATCTGGAAAACAACCTGGATGTCTGCCCTAAGTGCAGCTTCCATAACCGCATCAACGCGCGGCGCCGGCTGGATCTCCTGCTGGATGCCGAGGGCCGCTTCGAGATCGGCGCCGAGGTGCGGCCGGTGGACATCCTCAAGTTCAAGGCGGTCAAGCGTTACAGTGAACAGCTCGACGGCTTCAAGACCAGTACCGGCGAGGACGACGCGCTGGTGGTGATGCAGGGTGCCATCCATTCGGTGCCGGCGGTGGTCGCGGTGTTCGAGTACGGTTTCGTCAACGGTTCGATGGGCTCCGTGGTCGGCGAGCGCTTCGTGCGCGGCGTGCAATCGGCGATCGAACAGGGCTGCCCATTCATCTGCGTCTCCGCCTCGGGCGGGGCGCGCATGCAGGAAGGGCTCACTTCGCTGATGCAGATGGCCAAGACCAGCGCCATCCTGACCCGGCTCGCCGAAAAACGCCTGCCGTTCATCTCGCTGCTGACCGATCCGACCATGGGGGGCGTCTCGGCCTCGTTCGCCTTCCTGGGTGACGTGGTGCTCGCCGAGCCGGGTGCGCTGATCGGCTTTGCCGGTCCGCGTGTGATCGAGCAGACGGTGCGCGAGACGCTCCCGGAAGGCTTCCAGCGCTCCGAATTCCTGCTGGAGAAAGGTGCGCTGGACATGGTGGTGGACCGTCGCGAGCTGCGGCTGAAGATCGCCCAGTTGCTGACGCTGCTCTCCAAGCAGCCCGCCATCGCCGCGTGA
- a CDS encoding CvpA family protein, with protein sequence MTAFDYVVLAVLGLSVLLSVMRGLVQELMALAAWVLAAGISITYADDAARLMPAGLPSEPLRYLAGFAGLFFAVWLLTTLTRITLNQFVKAAGLKPLDRLAGGVFGLVRGVLFVMLIVLGAGLTSLPKNKAWQDAMFSPLFEASALMVLPWLPQALSQHVRYE encoded by the coding sequence GTGACCGCATTCGATTACGTGGTGCTCGCGGTGCTGGGACTGTCGGTGCTGCTTTCGGTGATGCGTGGACTGGTGCAGGAGCTGATGGCGCTGGCGGCCTGGGTGTTGGCGGCGGGCATTTCGATCACCTATGCCGACGACGCCGCGCGGTTGATGCCCGCCGGACTGCCCAGCGAACCCTTGCGCTATCTGGCCGGTTTTGCCGGATTGTTTTTCGCAGTGTGGCTGTTGACCACGCTGACGCGGATCACATTGAACCAGTTTGTGAAGGCGGCCGGGCTCAAGCCGCTCGATCGCCTGGCGGGCGGTGTGTTCGGATTGGTGCGTGGCGTGCTGTTTGTCATGCTGATCGTGCTGGGTGCGGGGCTGACCTCACTGCCCAAGAACAAGGCTTGGCAGGATGCGATGTTCAGCCCCTTGTTCGAGGCGTCGGCGCTCATGGTGTTGCCATGGCTGCCGCAGGCGCTGTCCCAGCATGTGCGTTACGAATGA
- the sugE gene encoding quaternary ammonium compound efflux SMR transporter SugE: MNPNLVPWIYLLIAGVLEVAWAMALKASHGFTRLVPSVVFAVTALASLYLLAVAMRSLPAGTAYAVWTGIGAVGTVVLGIVWLGEPATVWRLVSVGLILAGIIGLKLASG, translated from the coding sequence ATGAACCCCAATCTCGTTCCCTGGATCTACCTGTTGATCGCCGGCGTGCTGGAAGTGGCCTGGGCCATGGCGCTCAAGGCGTCGCACGGCTTTACCCGGCTGGTGCCCTCGGTGGTGTTCGCGGTGACGGCACTTGCCAGCCTGTATCTTTTGGCTGTCGCGATGCGTTCGCTGCCCGCCGGTACGGCATACGCGGTGTGGACCGGCATCGGCGCGGTCGGCACCGTGGTGCTGGGCATCGTCTGGCTGGGCGAGCCTGCCACCGTATGGCGACTGGTCTCGGTCGGTCTGATCCTGGCCGGCATCATCGGACTCAAGCTCGCCTCGGGCTGA
- the trpA gene encoding tryptophan synthase subunit alpha, producing the protein MSRIQNVLAQLAAQGRQALIPFITAGDPHPALTVELMHALVTGGADIIELGVPFSDPMADGPVIQRASERALAHGVSLRQVLAMVAQFRERDAATPVVLMGYANPVEAMGYEVFASAAVAAGVDGVLTVDLPPEEAGPCNAVLRAHGLDQIFLLAPTTPESRLKAAARLASGYVYYVSLKGVTGAAHLDVSNVAEKLAMLRTHLSLPIGVGFGIRDAASARAVAAVADAVVIGSRLVQEVEAGEAGLAQRLTDFLAGVRAAMDTARA; encoded by the coding sequence ATGTCCCGAATCCAGAACGTACTTGCGCAACTGGCGGCCCAGGGCCGGCAGGCGCTGATTCCTTTCATCACCGCGGGTGACCCGCATCCGGCACTCACGGTCGAGCTGATGCATGCGCTCGTCACCGGCGGGGCGGACATCATCGAGCTGGGGGTGCCGTTTTCCGATCCGATGGCCGATGGTCCGGTGATCCAGCGCGCCAGCGAACGTGCGCTCGCCCATGGGGTGTCGCTGCGCCAGGTGCTGGCGATGGTGGCGCAGTTCCGTGAGCGCGATGCCGCGACCCCGGTGGTGCTGATGGGCTACGCCAATCCGGTCGAGGCGATGGGCTACGAGGTCTTTGCCAGTGCCGCGGTGGCTGCCGGCGTCGACGGCGTGCTGACCGTCGATCTGCCGCCCGAGGAGGCCGGACCGTGCAATGCCGTGCTGCGTGCCCATGGGCTCGACCAGATCTTCCTCTTGGCGCCCACCACCCCCGAGTCCCGGCTCAAGGCCGCGGCACGGCTGGCCAGCGGCTATGTCTACTACGTCTCGCTCAAGGGCGTGACCGGCGCTGCGCATCTGGACGTGTCCAATGTGGCCGAGAAGCTGGCAATGCTCAGGACACACCTGTCGCTGCCGATCGGCGTGGGCTTCGGCATCCGCGATGCCGCCTCGGCACGCGCGGTGGCCGCAGTGGCCGATGCGGTGGTGATCGGTTCGCGGCTGGTGCAGGAAGTGGAGGCGGGCGAGGCGGGCCTCGCGCAACGTCTGACCGATTTTCTCGCCGGCGTCCGCGCGGCGATGGATACGGCGCGCGCCTGA
- a CDS encoding YbdD/YjiX family protein has translation MPELIIPGRAGGTPTEPDTDEAYARYLAGHAARHEPGLPMSRGAFERYSLGADWLGGLKDAAKKLVQTCRLMVGIHDYEYYLAHMQARHPDAVPLSREAFYRHCLEARFPGADAPAGARCPC, from the coding sequence ATGCCTGAGCTGATCATCCCCGGCAGGGCAGGGGGCACGCCGACGGAGCCCGACACGGATGAAGCCTACGCCCGCTATCTGGCCGGGCACGCGGCGCGGCATGAACCGGGGCTGCCGATGAGCCGCGGTGCGTTCGAGCGCTACAGCCTTGGCGCCGACTGGCTGGGGGGGCTCAAGGATGCGGCGAAGAAGCTGGTGCAGACCTGCCGGCTGATGGTGGGCATCCACGACTACGAGTACTACCTTGCGCATATGCAGGCCCGCCATCCTGACGCGGTGCCGCTGAGCCGGGAAGCGTTTTACCGCCATTGCCTGGAAGCACGCTTTCCAGGTGCGGATGCACCCGCCGGGGCGCGTTGTCCCTGTTGA
- a CDS encoding TetR/AcrR family transcriptional regulator codes for MSSAPPCPTDCAARVLDAALEVFREYGYRSSIDAVAARAQVARQTIYNHFGNKETLFCTALTRAVQEVFSTLGTGDGDCRERLVRFGLTFRQRVLSPESINMHKVMVSESGRFPELAQSLYQSCYVYSRTQMADLLQCAMQQGVLRQDDPMEAANILIDMLISHDHTLLVFGGGPLDPQQELDKVNRALELFLRLYALPAAPATTDAASQ; via the coding sequence ATGTCTTCAGCTCCGCCTTGCCCTACCGACTGCGCTGCGCGGGTACTCGATGCCGCGCTCGAAGTGTTCCGTGAATACGGTTACCGCAGCAGCATCGATGCCGTGGCGGCGCGGGCCCAGGTGGCGCGGCAGACGATCTACAACCATTTCGGCAACAAGGAGACGTTGTTCTGCACTGCGTTGACCCGTGCCGTGCAGGAGGTATTCAGCACCCTTGGCACAGGTGACGGCGATTGCCGCGAACGCCTGGTCCGCTTTGGCCTGACCTTCCGCCAGCGCGTGCTCTCGCCCGAGTCGATCAATATGCACAAGGTGATGGTGAGCGAGTCCGGGCGTTTTCCGGAACTGGCGCAGAGCCTCTACCAGAGTTGTTACGTCTACAGCCGCACGCAGATGGCGGACCTGTTGCAATGCGCCATGCAGCAAGGCGTGCTGCGGCAGGATGACCCGATGGAGGCGGCCAACATCCTGATCGACATGTTGATCAGCCACGATCACACCTTGCTGGTGTTCGGCGGCGGTCCGCTCGATCCACAACAGGAACTCGATAAGGTGAACCGGGCGCTGGAGCTGTTCCTGCGCCTGTATGCCTTGCCGGCGGCGCCCGCCACGACGGATGCCGCATCCCAATAA
- the purF gene encoding amidophosphoribosyltransferase: MCGIVGVVAKTPVNQLLYDGLLVLQHRGQDAAGIVTGEGLVFHMHKGQGLVRDVFRTRNMRSLLGNAGIGHVRYPTAGSASSLAESQPFYVNSPFGIVLAHNGNLTNDKQLKEEMYRTDLRHINTNSDSEALLNVLAHELGQRIRGLTLTPDIVFDAVTAVHQRVRGAYAVVAMIAGFGMLAFRDPHGIRPLALGTHETPEGTEYLVASESVVLDTMGFKLERDVAPGEALFVTFEGQMYSQQCHPNPQLVPCIFEHVYFARPDSVIDGISVHEARLNMGERLAEKVRGLVPRLDIDVVIPIPDTSRDAALQLANALGLPYREGFMKNRYIGRTFIMPGQASRRKSVRQKLNPIAVEFRGKNVLLVDDSIVRGTTSQQIVQMVRDCGAQKVYLASAAPPVQFPHVYGIDMPTRAELIATGRSNEEIAREIGADAVIYQDLDALKTACGEASGGTIAEFETSCFDGNYITGDVTDAYLDELEAKRLSPLSAKSKESDADTRLLDLNIGVAEQNLI; the protein is encoded by the coding sequence ATGTGTGGCATTGTCGGCGTGGTCGCCAAAACCCCGGTCAACCAATTGCTCTATGACGGGCTCCTGGTCTTGCAACATCGCGGGCAGGATGCGGCCGGCATCGTGACGGGCGAAGGGCTTGTCTTCCATATGCACAAGGGGCAGGGGCTGGTGCGGGATGTGTTCCGCACCCGCAACATGCGCTCGCTGCTCGGCAATGCCGGGATCGGTCATGTGCGCTATCCCACCGCCGGTTCGGCGTCTAGCCTCGCCGAATCGCAGCCGTTCTATGTGAACAGCCCGTTCGGCATCGTGCTGGCGCACAACGGCAACCTGACCAACGACAAGCAGCTCAAGGAGGAGATGTACCGCACCGATCTGCGGCACATCAACACCAATTCCGACTCGGAAGCGCTGCTCAACGTGCTGGCGCACGAACTGGGCCAGCGCATCCGCGGCCTGACGCTGACGCCGGACATCGTGTTCGACGCCGTCACTGCGGTGCACCAGCGCGTGCGTGGCGCCTATGCGGTGGTGGCGATGATCGCCGGATTCGGCATGCTGGCCTTCCGCGATCCGCATGGCATCCGCCCGCTGGCACTGGGGACGCACGAAACGCCGGAGGGGACCGAATACCTGGTCGCCAGCGAATCGGTGGTGCTCGATACCATGGGCTTCAAGCTGGAGCGCGATGTAGCGCCGGGTGAGGCGCTGTTCGTCACCTTCGAAGGGCAGATGTACAGCCAGCAGTGCCACCCCAATCCCCAGCTCGTGCCCTGTATCTTCGAGCATGTGTATTTCGCCCGGCCCGACAGCGTGATCGATGGCATCTCGGTGCACGAGGCGCGATTGAACATGGGCGAGCGGCTGGCCGAGAAGGTGCGCGGCCTGGTGCCCAGGCTCGACATCGATGTGGTGATCCCGATTCCCGACACCAGCCGCGACGCGGCGTTGCAACTGGCCAACGCCCTGGGGCTGCCGTATCGCGAGGGGTTCATGAAGAACCGCTACATCGGCCGCACCTTCATCATGCCCGGCCAGGCCAGCCGCAGAAAATCGGTACGGCAGAAGCTCAATCCGATTGCGGTGGAGTTCCGCGGCAAGAATGTGCTGCTGGTCGACGATTCCATCGTGCGCGGCACCACGTCGCAGCAGATCGTGCAGATGGTGCGCGACTGCGGCGCGCAGAAGGTCTATCTGGCGTCGGCCGCGCCGCCGGTGCAGTTCCCGCATGTATACGGCATCGACATGCCGACGCGGGCCGAATTGATCGCCACCGGCCGCAGCAACGAGGAGATCGCGCGCGAGATCGGCGCTGACGCGGTGATCTACCAGGATCTGGATGCGCTCAAGACCGCGTGCGGCGAGGCGAGCGGCGGTACCATCGCCGAGTTCGAGACCTCGTGTTTCGACGGCAACTACATCACCGGCGATGTGACCGATGCCTATCTGGACGAGCTCGAAGCCAAGCGTCTGTCGCCGCTGTCGGCCAAGAGCAAGGAGAGCGACGCCGATACGCGGCTGCTCGACCTGAACATCGGTGTGGCCGAGCAGAACCTGATCTGA